The region ACCAGAGCAATCGGAGTCAGCAATTTTTCTTCCAAGAAGCTTCTAGAAATCCTGGCCACCGCGAAAATCCCCCCCGCTGTCAATCAAGTGAGCCCTGCCTCCAGCttaaacgatcgaattttgtaAAAGAAATTCAGCTTATTGTTTGAATCTGTATCATAAAAAGGTAGAGGTGAATCCATGCTGGCAACAAAAGAAATTGATACAGTTCTGCAAGGAAAAGGGGATACTTGTGGTTGCTTATTCTCCTCTAGGGGCATTTCGGACATTTTACGGCACCAATAGAGTAATGGAATCGGAAGTGCTAAAGCAGATAGCCGAAGCCAAGGGGAAAACTGTTGCTCAGGTGAATATGATTGAACAAAATCCTTTGACGCCAATCCCTGTTTTACCCTTGTTGGGATTGTTGAATTTGCAGGTGGCTTTGAGCTGGGCATATGAGCAAGGGATTGGTGTGGTGGCGAAGAGTTTTAAGAGGGAGAGGATGAAAGAGAATACGGGCATATTTGATTGGTCATTGAGCAGTGAAGAAGCTGATTTGATTAGTCAAATCCCACAAGAAAGAGCATGTCTTGGAGTGGATTACACCTCTATCTATGGCCCTTACAAGACCATTCAACAACTTTGGGACGAAGAAGATATTTCATAGTTAGTCTCGTCTTTTTCTCCATATTGTCATCTTTATCCAATAAATGCGCAATCATAATCTGTATACAATATTCTTGAGTTTATAAGCTTCTCAGCATCTTATAACAGCTTATAAACTCAGGCAAACGTAAACGACTTCTTAATCTCCACAAATTGAATTAGGTACGGAGTTGCAGATGTCTTGGATTGGAGACTGAGAAAACATTGCGCTGTGGGGTTTATCTCAGTGAGTTCTAAGTTCCCTTCTCTGAAACATATTAATGTTTAGTAAATTGATTTGCTTTAGTTGGTCTTCTTGCTACTTTTTTCAATATAGTTGTAAGTTAGGTGCTCCACTTGTTTATAGATGTCAAGCATTTTGCCAAGGTGGAACCATGACATCTATGAATGTTGAAAATTGTTGAACAATTGTGATAATGAAATAATATCTCTAAAGCTAAGATTTATTAATCAGGAGGaagttttcaaatttatttatgtGCATATTAAACATCCCAAGCTAACACTCTTTAAGACACTATATTTTTTAGCAAAAGAAATTTGAGTCATTATAAGTAGCATAATTATGTTACTAGAGACAAGTTGTACTAAAATAGAGGCCAAATGGAGTACATGGAAGCATGGCTTATGGAGTAGCTAGTTTCTGCCATAACTATCACTATATTTGAAAGGAACCCTTGATCTCCATTGATTATTGGTATTTTCTTTTGGTACGAGTTTTAttttctgcttcttacttccTTTTGGTGTTTTGAAAGTTTTCTTATGAAACTGTATAGAGCAATCAACCTCTTTTTGAATGCTAGATTAAAAGAGGGTCCTCAACTCAACTCCAACTCCTACTCTACCTCTTAAATCTTGATTTCCTATCCAAGAAGCCTCAAGGGAAAAAAGCTTGTCAGTGTAAGTTGCAGAGACTAAAGAAATTTATCTTCATTTTTATTGACTAATACATTCTCTACCTTTTGGACTTTATTTACTTTActtttacttattttaatttctaaatattGTGCTATGATAACAATGATGTGTGTATAAGTGCCAAAAGATGTAATAAAACAATTGCACATGCATTGGTTGTGTGAGTGTTGTATCAAATATTGTTTGGTTTTGGAACTTAACAAGAGTATCTTTTTATCATATTAAATATTGTTACGACTTTGTATTTTTTATCTTGAATAATACTCGGTGTTTATCTTGAGCGTGTGTAGTTGTGGAAGCATTGATTCAAACATGTCTAAATTTCCTATGATGACACGAAAAGAATCCGAACGCGACTCCGCCCTAATCCAGAGGTGAGTAAGGAGAAGAATATGGACGAGTACGGAACGACAACCAACATCATCTACAGAGATGTACTTGATAGTCACGAACAACGGAGAGGTCCCAACAACCTCAGGAGACAAAAGCACGTCCGTTTCAGACAATGATAGTTGTTCAAGGAGACAGGCAAGTTCCCAATATAAACACCACAGCCTCACCCCTCACATCCACATAATTCACTGAGTTTCTTTCTTAAGCAGCTTCAGATTATTGGGTAAATTCCCTTCTTTGTATGGGAAGGACTAACGCTCTTTTGATAATGGGATCAAGATCAAATCAAGAGTTTCAACCTTTCTACTTATTGTGTAACTAAGCCAAATCATTGATTCATACTTTAGGATGTGAGGATAAATAGAATGACCatatgaatttgaaatttcacaaGATTATTAGTAGATGATTTCGGGAGTAGTGGATAGAGCGAATGAGTAACCCATCTAACTTAAATATTGTAATGTGTGCGTGTCATAAATTTTCCACTTATATGATGTGTCTAACCAATCCATATCTAGATTTTGATTGGGTGTCACATGTACTTCCATCTAGATGAAAGTATGCTGGCTGCAATAGTGTCTTAGGtttaacaataacaataacaatataaaatttaatatttcatttggAATCATGCTATTCGATTATCCTCAAAATATGAATTGATTTTTAACATAAACAATAATTAGGAGTATATAAATATCAACAACAAATTTACTGTGTCATTTTCGAGTCGCTTCCATTGCACTCTCTCCATTTTTATTAAGCTCTTCAAGGTTTATTGTGTATTGTTTTGTAGTATTCACTCTTAGCGTTCAACTACAAACTATCTCCAAATCAAGTTTATTTTATCAtctaagtttattttattattccaGCCTATAGTAattaaaactttaaaaatagTTATGAATATTATATAATGTAGGCATAGAGATATCGGAAAATAATTCTAATTATACCATCAGAATCCTAATTTTGAGAAAGAAGGGTATTGAGTATAATTAAAATGCCACATTGCTATAACTCTAATTTTCTCATTATTAACCTAAGAATCTAACATAAAGGACCGACAAAATGATATTAATGCAGGAAATTGTGtgtaaaatttttatttcttgggtcaaattaaaatttattaaaacaaaTTACGTATTTACTATATAATCTATACACAACCGACCTAAGGAGTGTATATCATATATGTATTCAGTAGATTGTTTGTAAACTTGAGGAAAAGAAACTGAATCAATTGTATACAAAAAGTTATATATCTCCACAAGCTCTctcaaagaaataaaattaattgtagGAATAGAATTAATTGTATGCAAAAAGGCAAAAGCTATATCTCCAAAAGTTCGAGAAAAAATTCAATGGTCAATCCACACCAAGGTGTCAATCTTATTTGGTATGTCCTACTAATAAATTTTTGACAAATGGAAATACAATATATTCATAATTCCAACTAGATATATAAACAAATGGAACACTCTAAATTATATGGAAAGCTTCTACCCATTCCATGTATAATGCATACActattatgtattttaatatttaatcaattttcatgATTATTGTCAAGGTCATCTTAAACATAAATACAGAAAACGATCACATTACCCATTTTAGATTTTAGGtgattacttttttttctcaatatttatatatacaaaaaatctagataaataaaACATGTAATTATAACTTGCAAGTTTATTAGTGTTAAAtacttataaattaaattaacaatataaataattctgaagtgtataaattaaattaattatatgacTAATTATATAGTGTAgcttttgtttaatattttcatCGCACATTGAATGTATGAATATTATATACGAGTGCTatgttaaattataaaaatagttaaataataataagatgATCTAAAAACTAATACTGGTACATTTTATCCTTTTCAATATACCATCAAAAAGttccagaaaaaaaaatctatgaataacatttaaatttaaagttATAGAAAACTAAAACTACTATAACAAAAGTGATAGTGATCcccaattaaaaaattaatcttaTCAAAGTTAATTGATAGTagttaatacatgaaatatctccatagtttcataataaaataaaacaaataatagttCTAACATAAAgtataaaactatcattttttttatatttacgtATAAAATGACTGACAATAATTGTGATGATGATTCAACAtttaaataaatagaataaTGAATATCTCTTTCATATATAGTGTATTTATTATACATGGAATATGAAGAAACTTTCCATATAATTTAATGTTTCCATTGTTTATATATCTAGTTGGAAGCATGActatatatattttcatttgtcAAAAATCTATTGATAGGACATACCAAATAAGATTGACACCTTGGTGTTGATTGGCCACTGAATTTTTTCTCCAAAAGTTCTCACTTAATTACGGCCATTGACACGCACAATTTTACAATTTGAAATTCATCCTCCATCAATTATACAACAAATACTTCTTGTGTTCCAACAAATTTATCAAAGCTACAAGTAGAATGGGGAATTTACATTATTCTTAGTCACCCATTCGTCACGAATAAGTGAACATATTAATTATCTatatttatactaataaaatcaaTGCCTGAGATCATGGcaacatatttaatttaaataaggcTAATTGGTCGGAAAAACCATGAATTATgtcaaaatttggtatttcctgCAATCATTAAAATTGGTCAGATAAATCAATCACAAACTTTAATGATTGAGCGAATTTCTTATGgagattttattatattataatatttataataacaTTTTTGTTTAAGTTTTCCAAAAATCTCGTTTTATATATCTATAGATTTGTTGATATACATATTCGGAGTacaatccaaaaaaataatttaaactaaaaatgTTAGTATAAAATA is a window of Salvia splendens isolate huo1 chromosome 3, SspV2, whole genome shotgun sequence DNA encoding:
- the LOC121794766 gene encoding non-functional NADPH-dependent codeinone reductase 2-like isoform X2, with translation MRDIYPMASISIPEITLNSGTGKIPALGFGTAADPPVDSLTTKTAVLQGIELGYRHFDTAALYNSEQPLGEAIAEAVDRRLIGSRRDLFITSKLWCTDAHPQHVVSALNTTLKNLNTDYIDLYLIHWPVSAKAGKVEYPIKAEDFAPMEFGAVWAAMEECQRIGLTRAIGVSNFSSKKLLEILATAKIPPAVNQVEVNPCWQQKKLIQFCKEKGILVVAYSPLGAFRTFYGTNRVMESEVLKQIAEAKGKTVAQVNMIEQNPLTPIPVLPLLGLLNLQVALSWAYEQGIGVVAKSFKRERMKENTGIFDWSLSSEEADLISQIPQERACLGVDYTSIYGPYKTIQQLWDEEDIS
- the LOC121794766 gene encoding non-functional NADPH-dependent codeinone reductase 2-like isoform X3, translating into MRDIYPMASISIPEITLNSGTGKIPALGFGTAADPPVDSLTTKTAVLQGIELGYRHFDTAALYNSEQPLGEAIAEAVDRRLIGSRRDLFITSKLWCTDAHPQHVVSALNTTLKNLNTDYIDLYLIHWPVSAKAGKVEYPIKAEDFAPMEFGAVWAAMEECQRIGLTRAIGVSNFSSKKLLEILATAKIPPAVNQVEVNPCWQQKKLIQFCKEKGILVVAYSPLGAFRTFYGTNRVMESEVLKQIAEAKGKTVAQVALSWAYEQGIGVVAKSFKRERMKENTGIFDWSLSSEEADLISQIPQERACLGVDYTSIYGPYKTIQQLWDEEDIS